The following are encoded together in the Adhaeribacter arboris genome:
- a CDS encoding efflux RND transporter permease subunit yields the protein MISEVFIRRPVTAIVISLVILLVGTLAILNLPISQYPNISPPVVSIQGNYTGADAQTVEQTVTTPVETQVNGTPGMTYLSSNSTSTGQMSMDVNFEVGTDVDIATLDVQNRASIAEPRLPEEVRRLGLTVRKRNPTIMMVVTFYSPNGTHDIKFLDNYTNIYIRDAILRVKGVGDINTVGEEFSMRVWLQPDKLSQLGIAPTEVAAALREQNVQVAAGSVGGAPQFSTQAFEYPLTVNGRLTGQEQFENIVVRTRPEDGSVVYLRDVARLELGSFGYTRQAFINGKPATFLLIYQSPGSNALDTAEGVYAALANLKKTFPADMDYKVSFETVSVVEVSIEEVIHTLVEALVLVILVVFIFLQNWRATLVPILAIPVSIIGTFIFFIPLGFTINTLTLFGFVLAIGIVVDDAIVVVEAVQHYIDHERLSAKEATRKAMKDITAPVIAIALVLAAVFIPVGFIPGIVGRLYQQFAITIAISVLISAFVALTLTPALCSLMLKPMNLNRNSRGINKLFYKFNRWFARVTHGYSNGVRKSIKAAPLVLILLVCIYVGTFALFRTKPTGFIPTEDEGRLFVTFELPQAASSTRTIAVLKEISEHLRTTPGVNNYSAIAGLNVLNFSIKSNSGTIFVQLKPWAERKNAEQQLFAIIGTLQQKFATVKDANIVVVPPPAVPGLGRTGGFSFILQQRESTDDIKAFEGVVNNFLAEVRKRPEITGAFSFFTARAPGYQLQVDREKVKKMGVSLSDVFSTMSTYMGSQYVNDFTMYGRNFRVVAQADTAFRDDIKDLSQYYVLNRQGVSVPLSALVSHQVTESAPVVTHFNLFRSTEINGNPAPGYSSGQAIQALEEVAAKVLPAGYGYEFSGLSREELSSGNTTIYIFALSITLVFLLMAALYESWSVPFSVLLAVPLGAFGAILALTFLPKLSNNIYAQIGLITLIGLAAKNAILIVEFAKERVDHGMEILAATIDAVKLRLRPIIMTSLAFILGVLPLAFSSGAGAVARQTIGWTVVGGMLSATFLALFAVPVLFIVITKFAYGKKQLEELQKSHPKVNYDHAGA from the coding sequence ATGATTTCAGAAGTATTTATAAGAAGACCCGTTACGGCTATTGTTATATCCCTTGTAATTTTACTGGTGGGTACTCTGGCTATATTAAACCTGCCCATCAGCCAATACCCTAATATTTCGCCGCCGGTAGTTTCTATCCAAGGCAACTATACGGGGGCCGATGCGCAAACGGTAGAACAAACCGTTACTACTCCCGTGGAAACCCAAGTAAATGGTACCCCTGGCATGACTTACTTGTCATCCAACAGTACCAGCACCGGGCAAATGTCCATGGATGTAAACTTTGAAGTAGGTACCGATGTAGACATTGCTACCCTGGATGTGCAGAACCGGGCTAGTATTGCTGAACCCCGGTTACCCGAAGAAGTGCGCCGCTTAGGCTTAACCGTCCGGAAGCGGAATCCTACTATCATGATGGTAGTAACTTTTTACTCACCCAATGGTACGCACGATATTAAATTCCTGGATAACTACACTAACATTTACATCCGCGATGCTATTTTGCGGGTAAAAGGGGTAGGTGATATAAACACTGTAGGCGAAGAGTTTAGTATGCGGGTTTGGTTGCAACCAGATAAACTTTCGCAATTAGGAATAGCTCCTACCGAGGTAGCTGCTGCTTTACGGGAACAAAACGTACAGGTAGCTGCCGGTTCGGTGGGCGGAGCGCCGCAATTTTCAACTCAAGCTTTCGAATACCCCTTAACGGTAAACGGGCGCTTAACCGGCCAGGAACAATTCGAAAATATCGTGGTGCGTACCCGTCCCGAAGATGGCTCCGTTGTTTACCTGCGGGATGTGGCCCGTTTAGAATTAGGTAGTTTTGGATATACGCGGCAAGCCTTTATCAACGGCAAACCGGCTACCTTTTTACTCATCTATCAATCACCGGGTAGCAATGCCTTGGATACCGCCGAAGGTGTTTATGCCGCTCTGGCCAACCTGAAGAAAACCTTTCCGGCCGATATGGATTATAAAGTTTCGTTTGAGACGGTTTCGGTGGTGGAGGTTTCCATTGAAGAAGTAATCCATACCTTGGTAGAAGCTTTGGTGCTGGTAATTTTAGTGGTATTTATTTTCCTGCAAAACTGGCGGGCAACCCTGGTACCTATTCTGGCTATTCCGGTTTCTATTATTGGTACCTTTATTTTCTTTATTCCGCTTGGGTTTACTATTAATACGCTTACCTTATTTGGTTTCGTGTTAGCTATTGGTATTGTGGTGGACGACGCTATTGTGGTGGTAGAGGCCGTACAACATTACATTGACCACGAGCGGCTTTCGGCGAAGGAAGCTACCCGCAAAGCCATGAAAGATATCACGGCACCGGTAATTGCTATTGCCTTAGTTTTGGCGGCGGTATTTATTCCGGTAGGGTTTATTCCGGGTATTGTGGGCCGTTTGTACCAGCAATTTGCGATTACTATTGCTATTTCGGTGCTTATTTCGGCTTTTGTGGCGCTTACTTTAACTCCCGCATTGTGCTCTTTAATGTTAAAGCCTATGAATTTGAATAGAAATTCACGCGGTATAAATAAGCTCTTTTATAAATTTAACCGTTGGTTTGCCCGGGTTACGCATGGTTATTCTAATGGTGTTCGGAAGAGCATAAAGGCAGCTCCTTTGGTGTTGATTTTGCTGGTATGTATTTATGTCGGCACTTTTGCCTTATTCCGCACCAAACCCACCGGCTTTATTCCAACCGAAGACGAAGGCCGTTTATTTGTAACTTTTGAATTGCCTCAGGCGGCATCCAGTACTCGTACCATTGCCGTTTTAAAAGAAATATCCGAACATTTAAGAACTACACCGGGGGTTAACAATTACTCGGCCATTGCCGGATTAAACGTTTTAAACTTCTCCATTAAATCGAACAGCGGTACTATTTTCGTGCAATTAAAACCGTGGGCCGAACGGAAGAATGCTGAACAGCAGCTTTTTGCGATTATTGGCACCTTGCAGCAGAAATTTGCTACCGTTAAGGATGCGAACATTGTAGTAGTGCCCCCGCCGGCAGTTCCGGGCTTAGGTCGTACGGGTGGTTTTAGTTTTATTTTGCAGCAGCGCGAAAGTACCGATGATATCAAAGCGTTTGAAGGCGTAGTAAATAACTTTTTGGCGGAAGTCCGGAAACGTCCCGAAATAACCGGGGCCTTTTCCTTCTTTACCGCCCGGGCGCCGGGCTATCAACTCCAGGTAGACCGCGAGAAAGTAAAGAAAATGGGTGTTTCCCTTTCAGACGTTTTTTCAACCATGTCAACGTACATGGGCAGCCAGTACGTCAACGATTTTACCATGTACGGTCGTAACTTCCGGGTAGTAGCTCAAGCCGATACTGCCTTCCGCGACGATATTAAAGATTTAAGTCAATATTACGTATTAAACCGCCAAGGAGTATCGGTGCCACTAAGTGCGCTGGTATCGCACCAGGTAACGGAAAGCGCGCCGGTAGTAACGCATTTTAATTTGTTCCGGTCCACCGAAATAAATGGTAACCCGGCTCCGGGCTATAGTAGTGGTCAGGCCATTCAGGCTCTGGAAGAAGTAGCCGCTAAAGTGCTCCCGGCCGGTTATGGCTACGAATTCTCCGGGTTAAGCCGCGAGGAATTATCGTCGGGCAATACCACAATTTACATTTTCGCTTTATCTATTACCTTAGTATTCCTGTTAATGGCGGCCCTTTACGAAAGCTGGTCGGTGCCGTTTTCGGTTTTGTTGGCCGTGCCGTTAGGGGCTTTCGGGGCAATTTTGGCTTTAACTTTTCTGCCGAAGTTATCCAATAATATTTACGCGCAGATTGGTTTAATTACTTTGATTGGATTGGCGGCGAAGAACGCTATTCTGATTGTGGAGTTTGCCAAAGAACGGGTGGACCATGGTATGGAAATATTAGCGGCTACGATAGATGCCGTTAAATTACGTCTTCGTCCTATTATCATGACTTCATTGGCTTTTATTCTGGGAGTACTGCCTTTGGCCTTTTCATCGGGAGCAGGAGCGGTAGCCCGGCAAACCATTGGCTGGACGGTAGTAGGGGGTATGCTTTCGGCTACTTTCTTAGCGCTTTTTGCGGTTCCAGTGCTGTTTATTGTCATTACTAAATTTGCCTACGGTAAAAAGCAATTAGAAGAATTACAAAAATCCCATCCAAAGGTAAATTACGATCACGCGGGAGCTTAA